The following are from one region of the Salicibibacter kimchii genome:
- the tuf gene encoding elongation factor Tu produces the protein MAKEKFDRSKTHANIGTIGHVDHGKTTLTAAITKVLHEQSGTGTVMEYDAIDGAPEEKERGITIATSHVEYETEDRHYAHVDCPGHADYVKNMITGAAQMDGSILVVSAADGPMPQTREHILLSRNVGVPSIVVFLNKVDQVDDEELLELVEMEVRDLLSEYDFPGDDIPVVSGSALKALEGDEEHTQKILDLMQEVDNYIPTPDRDTDKPFMMPVEDVFSITGRGTVATGRVERGMLNSGDEVEILGITEESRKTTVTGVEMFHKILDYAEAGDNIGALLRGVNREQITRGQVLAKPGSITPHTEFKAEVYVLSKDEGGRHTPFFQNYRPQFYFRTTDVTGVIDLPEGVEMVMPGDNIEMTVSLIQPIAIEDGTRFSIREGGRTVGSGVVTEILK, from the coding sequence ATGGCAAAAGAAAAATTTGATCGGTCGAAAACACACGCCAATATCGGCACAATCGGGCACGTAGACCATGGGAAAACAACGCTGACTGCAGCGATTACAAAAGTGCTTCACGAGCAATCCGGCACAGGTACTGTCATGGAATATGACGCAATCGATGGTGCACCGGAAGAAAAAGAACGTGGCATTACGATCGCAACTTCCCACGTTGAGTATGAAACAGAAGATCGTCACTATGCACACGTGGATTGCCCGGGACACGCAGACTACGTGAAAAACATGATCACAGGTGCCGCGCAAATGGACGGATCCATCCTAGTTGTATCCGCCGCTGACGGTCCGATGCCGCAAACACGTGAGCACATCTTGCTTTCCCGTAACGTCGGTGTACCGTCCATCGTTGTCTTCCTTAACAAAGTAGACCAGGTAGACGACGAAGAGCTACTTGAACTCGTTGAAATGGAAGTGCGCGATCTACTATCCGAGTATGACTTCCCGGGAGACGACATCCCAGTTGTATCCGGATCCGCGTTGAAAGCTCTTGAAGGAGATGAAGAGCACACGCAAAAAATCCTCGACTTGATGCAAGAAGTCGACAATTATATTCCAACGCCGGATCGTGACACAGACAAGCCATTCATGATGCCGGTGGAGGATGTTTTCTCTATCACTGGCCGTGGTACGGTTGCAACCGGCCGTGTTGAACGTGGCATGTTAAACTCTGGTGATGAAGTAGAAATTCTCGGTATTACGGAAGAGTCTAGAAAAACCACCGTTACAGGTGTAGAGATGTTCCACAAAATCCTGGACTATGCCGAAGCTGGCGACAACATCGGCGCATTGTTGCGTGGTGTTAACCGTGAACAAATTACACGCGGGCAGGTACTTGCGAAGCCAGGTTCCATCACTCCGCATACAGAATTTAAAGCAGAAGTTTATGTCCTTTCAAAAGATGAAGGTGGTCGCCATACGCCGTTCTTCCAAAATTATCGTCCGCAATTCTACTTCCGTACAACGGATGTTACCGGTGTAATTGATCTTCCTGAAGGCGTGGAAATGGTTATGCCCGGCGACAACATCGAAATGACCGTGTCACTTATTCAACCGATTGCTATCGAGGACGGAACAAGATTCTCGATTCGTGAAGGTGGACGTACCGTAGGTTCCGGTGTTGTAACAGAGATCTTGAAGTAA
- the rpsJ gene encoding 30S ribosomal protein S10, with translation MANEKIRIRLKAYDHRILDQSSAKIVETAKRSEAKVSGPVPLPTDRSVYTVIRATHKFKDSREQFEMRTHKRLIDILSPTPQTVDALMRLDLPSGVDIEIKL, from the coding sequence ATGGCAAACGAGAAAATCCGAATTCGATTAAAGGCGTATGATCATAGAATCCTTGATCAATCTTCCGCAAAAATTGTGGAAACCGCGAAGCGTTCCGAAGCAAAAGTTTCAGGACCGGTGCCTCTTCCGACAGACCGGTCGGTGTACACCGTTATCCGCGCAACGCACAAATTTAAGGATTCACGCGAGCAATTCGAAATGCGCACGCACAAGCGCCTCATCGATATTCTCAGTCCGACGCCGCAAACGGTAGACGCTTTGATGCGTTTAGATCTGCCGTCGGGTGTCGATATTGAGATTAAACTCTAA
- the rplC gene encoding 50S ribosomal protein L3 has protein sequence MAKGILGKKIGMTQVFKENGDVVPVTVVQANPNIVMQLKTEANDGYDAVQLGTDDKKEKSATKPEKGHAEKASTAPKRYVREFRNMNLADHEVGQEVRVNTFTSGDVIDVTGVSKGKGFQGSIKRHNYAIGPKSHGSRYHRGSGALSPIDTSKVFKGTKLPGQMGGDQVTVQNLEVVQIDEERNLLLIKGNVPGPKKGYVKVQSMNQ, from the coding sequence ATGGCCAAAGGAATCTTGGGTAAGAAGATCGGCATGACGCAGGTGTTTAAAGAGAACGGCGATGTTGTTCCTGTAACTGTCGTTCAAGCAAACCCGAACATTGTCATGCAGTTAAAAACAGAAGCGAATGATGGTTACGATGCGGTTCAGTTAGGCACGGATGATAAAAAAGAAAAAAGTGCCACCAAACCGGAAAAAGGCCATGCTGAAAAAGCAAGCACGGCGCCCAAGCGCTACGTCCGTGAATTTCGCAATATGAATCTTGCAGATCACGAAGTTGGTCAAGAAGTCCGCGTTAATACATTCACATCCGGCGACGTCATCGACGTCACGGGCGTCTCGAAAGGGAAAGGATTTCAGGGTTCGATTAAGCGCCACAATTACGCAATCGGTCCAAAATCACACGGTTCTCGCTACCATCGAGGCTCAGGCGCATTGAGCCCTATTGACACATCTAAAGTGTTCAAAGGGACAAAGCTTCCCGGACAGATGGGCGGCGATCAAGTGACGGTTCAGAACCTTGAAGTCGTACAAATTGATGAAGAACGTAATCTATTGCTTATAAAAGGAAATGTGCCCGGCCCCAAAAAAGGCTATGTAAAGGTACAATCCATGAACCAGTAA
- the rplD gene encoding 50S ribosomal protein L4: protein MPKVTVYNQTGSEVGDAELTDAVFGITPNESVVHDAVVMQQASLRQGTQKAKTRSEVRGGGAKPWRQKGTGRARHGSNRSPIWTGGGVIFAPTPRNYGYKLPKKVRRLALRSVLSGKVRDEELIVVDDLQFDVPKTKEMVNVLSSLSAEQKTLIVTADDDENLKKSANNLENVKTIDAKGVNVLDVINSDKLIITKKAVESVEEVLG, encoded by the coding sequence ATGCCTAAAGTAACGGTATACAATCAAACCGGCTCGGAAGTCGGGGACGCGGAACTTACCGATGCCGTTTTCGGTATTACACCGAATGAAAGTGTTGTGCACGATGCGGTTGTCATGCAGCAAGCTTCCCTTCGGCAAGGAACTCAAAAAGCTAAAACGCGTTCCGAAGTTCGCGGTGGCGGTGCAAAACCATGGCGCCAAAAAGGAACGGGTCGTGCACGTCATGGATCAAACCGTTCCCCAATATGGACGGGTGGTGGTGTCATTTTTGCACCGACGCCAAGAAATTACGGGTATAAACTTCCGAAAAAGGTCCGTCGTCTCGCGCTTAGATCCGTGCTTTCCGGAAAAGTCCGTGATGAAGAGCTCATCGTCGTCGACGACCTTCAATTTGACGTGCCGAAAACAAAAGAAATGGTGAATGTTCTTTCCAGCCTTTCCGCCGAGCAAAAAACGTTGATTGTCACAGCGGACGATGATGAAAACCTCAAGAAATCCGCGAACAATCTAGAGAATGTAAAAACGATCGATGCTAAAGGTGTAAATGTGCTAGATGTGATTAACAGCGATAAGTTAATCATTACGAAAAAGGCTGTAGAGAGTGTAGAGGAGGTGCTTGGCTAA
- the rplW gene encoding 50S ribosomal protein L23, whose product MDARDVIKRPVITERSTEIMDDKKYTFEVDIKANKTQIKQAIEEIFEVDVDKVNTMNYKRKFRRFGRFEGYKPARKKAIVTLTENSEEIEVFDEV is encoded by the coding sequence ATGGATGCACGCGATGTGATTAAGCGCCCGGTAATTACGGAACGCTCTACAGAGATCATGGATGACAAGAAGTATACGTTTGAAGTGGACATTAAAGCGAATAAAACACAGATCAAACAGGCAATCGAAGAGATCTTTGAAGTAGATGTCGATAAGGTTAACACGATGAATTATAAACGCAAATTTCGTCGTTTCGGCCGTTTCGAAGGTTATAAACCCGCACGAAAAAAGGCGATTGTAACCTTAACCGAGAACAGTGAAGAGATCGAAGTATTTGATGAAGTTTAA
- the rplB gene encoding 50S ribosomal protein L2, with amino-acid sequence MAVKRYKPKTGGQRFMTGKNFSEITTDSPERSLLAPHSKDAGRNNHGRITTRHQGGGHKRKYRIIDFKRNKDGVPGRVATIEYDPNRSANIALIHYVDGEKRYILAPNGLKVGNNITAGSDADIKVGNALEIKDIPVGTTIHNIEMRPGKGGQLVRAAGAHAQILGREGKYTLIRLKSGETRQVLSTCRATIGQVGNLENEQINIGKAGRNRWLNKRPTVRGFAMNPDDHPHGGGEGKAPVGLDAPVSPWGQPSVGYKTRKRNKPSNKYIVQGRNKKKRR; translated from the coding sequence ATGGCAGTTAAACGCTATAAACCGAAAACAGGCGGGCAACGGTTTATGACCGGGAAAAATTTCTCCGAAATTACAACCGATAGCCCGGAACGGTCATTGCTCGCGCCACATTCCAAAGATGCCGGCCGGAACAATCATGGCCGAATTACGACTCGCCACCAAGGTGGCGGCCATAAACGTAAATATCGGATCATCGATTTTAAACGAAACAAGGACGGGGTTCCGGGTCGAGTAGCAACGATTGAATACGATCCGAACCGCTCGGCGAATATCGCGCTTATTCATTATGTAGACGGAGAAAAACGTTATATTCTTGCTCCTAACGGCCTTAAGGTCGGTAACAATATAACAGCAGGCTCCGATGCAGACATCAAAGTCGGGAATGCGCTTGAAATTAAGGATATCCCGGTGGGCACAACCATTCACAACATTGAAATGAGGCCCGGGAAAGGCGGACAATTGGTACGCGCTGCAGGCGCGCACGCACAAATTCTCGGTCGTGAAGGCAAGTACACGCTTATTCGATTGAAGTCCGGAGAGACCCGTCAGGTTCTATCCACGTGCCGAGCAACGATTGGGCAAGTGGGCAACCTTGAAAACGAACAGATCAATATCGGGAAAGCCGGACGTAATCGTTGGCTGAATAAACGCCCTACTGTCCGCGGTTTTGCCATGAACCCGGATGATCACCCACACGGCGGTGGTGAAGGGAAAGCACCCGTCGGGCTTGATGCCCCCGTATCCCCTTGGGGACAACCGTCCGTTGGATATAAGACGAGAAAAAGAAACAAGCCATCAAACAAGTATATTGTTCAAGGTCGAAACAAAAAGAAAAGAAGATAA
- the rpsS gene encoding 30S ribosomal protein S19, protein MGRSLKKGPFVDDHLMKKVEAMDVNNSRVIKTWSRRSTIFPNFVGHTIAVHDGRKHVPVYIQEDMVGHKLGEFAPTRTYRGHANDDKRTRRR, encoded by the coding sequence ATGGGACGCAGTCTGAAAAAGGGACCATTTGTCGATGATCATTTAATGAAAAAAGTTGAGGCGATGGATGTGAATAACAGCCGTGTGATTAAAACATGGTCACGTCGCTCCACGATATTCCCGAATTTTGTAGGACACACCATCGCTGTCCATGATGGGCGCAAGCATGTGCCTGTTTACATCCAGGAAGACATGGTCGGTCATAAACTGGGAGAATTCGCCCCAACACGAACGTATCGGGGACACGCTAATGACGACAAAAGAACGAGACGACGCTAA
- the rplV gene encoding 50S ribosomal protein L22 has protein sequence MEAKAVAKQVRVAPRKARMVVDLVRGKEVGEAISILKHTQRGVSPTVEKVLKSAIANAEHNYEMEPEDLMISKAYVDEGVTLKRFRPRAMGRASRINKRTSHITIIVSEKEEG, from the coding sequence ATGGAAGCAAAAGCGGTTGCGAAACAGGTTCGTGTCGCTCCTCGAAAAGCACGGATGGTCGTTGACCTGGTGCGCGGCAAAGAAGTCGGAGAAGCCATTTCCATATTGAAACACACACAAAGAGGAGTGTCGCCAACTGTGGAGAAGGTATTGAAATCCGCGATTGCCAATGCGGAGCATAACTATGAAATGGAACCGGAAGATTTGATGATTAGCAAAGCTTACGTGGATGAAGGGGTCACTTTGAAACGTTTTCGCCCGAGGGCGATGGGGCGTGCATCCCGAATCAATAAACGAACAAGTCATATCACGATCATTGTCTCAGAAAAGGAGGAAGGATAA
- the rpsC gene encoding 30S ribosomal protein S3: MGQKVNPIGFRIGVIRDWESKWYAEKEYATLLHEDVKIREYIEERLKDASISSIEIERAANRVNINIHTAKPGMVIGKGGSEVEALRKNLNALTGKRVHINISEIKQADLDAKLVAENIARQLENRVSFRRAMKQSIQRTMRAGAKGIRTEANGRLGGADMARSESYNEGTVPLHTLRADIDFGTAEADTTYGKIGVKIWIYRGEVLPTKGDRTDEGGD; the protein is encoded by the coding sequence GTGGGTCAAAAAGTTAATCCCATAGGGTTTCGGATTGGCGTAATTCGTGACTGGGAATCAAAATGGTACGCAGAAAAAGAATACGCGACGTTGTTGCATGAGGACGTGAAAATTCGCGAGTATATTGAAGAGCGGCTTAAGGATGCTTCCATATCGTCGATTGAAATTGAACGTGCCGCAAACCGGGTGAACATTAACATTCATACAGCTAAACCCGGTATGGTGATCGGTAAAGGCGGATCTGAAGTTGAGGCATTGCGCAAAAACCTAAATGCTCTTACCGGTAAACGTGTGCACATCAACATCTCCGAGATCAAACAAGCAGATTTGGACGCGAAGCTCGTCGCTGAAAATATCGCGCGTCAGCTGGAAAACCGCGTATCTTTTCGCCGTGCAATGAAACAATCCATCCAGCGTACAATGCGTGCCGGAGCAAAAGGCATTCGTACAGAAGCGAACGGACGTCTCGGTGGAGCAGATATGGCACGCTCCGAGAGCTATAATGAAGGAACTGTTCCCTTGCATACGTTGCGAGCGGACATTGATTTTGGTACAGCAGAAGCAGACACCACATATGGGAAGATCGGTGTGAAAATATGGATATACCGTGGAGAAGTCCTTCCCACGAAAGGTGACCGTACAGACGAAGGAGGCGACTAA
- the rplP gene encoding 50S ribosomal protein L16 has translation MLMPKRVKYRRQMRGRMKGRAKGGTEISFGEYGLQAVEASWISNRQIEAARIAMTRYMKRGGKVWIKIFPDKPYTSKPLEVRMGSGKGAPEGWVAVVKPGKIMFEIAGVNEEVAREALRLASHKLPIQCKFVKREEMGGEANEG, from the coding sequence ATGTTAATGCCTAAACGCGTGAAATACCGCCGTCAAATGCGTGGACGCATGAAAGGGCGTGCAAAAGGCGGAACGGAAATCTCATTTGGTGAGTATGGCCTGCAGGCCGTGGAAGCATCATGGATTTCGAACCGGCAGATTGAAGCCGCACGTATCGCGATGACTCGTTACATGAAACGTGGCGGTAAAGTTTGGATTAAAATTTTCCCTGATAAACCATATACGTCAAAACCTTTGGAAGTTCGTATGGGTTCCGGGAAAGGTGCCCCGGAAGGTTGGGTAGCCGTTGTTAAACCCGGCAAGATTATGTTTGAAATTGCAGGTGTCAATGAGGAAGTAGCACGAGAAGCATTACGTCTTGCATCCCACAAGCTTCCGATCCAATGCAAGTTTGTGAAACGTGAAGAAATGGGTGGTGAGGCAAATGAAGGCTAA
- the rpmC gene encoding 50S ribosomal protein L29, with protein MKAKEIREMTTTEIEQESKSLKEELFNLRFQLATGQLDNPARIRNVRKAIARANTVLRERELGINRV; from the coding sequence ATGAAGGCTAAAGAAATTCGGGAAATGACCACGACGGAAATCGAACAAGAATCGAAATCATTAAAAGAAGAATTGTTCAACCTTCGTTTTCAACTGGCAACCGGTCAGTTGGATAACCCCGCCCGCATCCGCAACGTTCGAAAAGCAATCGCCCGTGCCAATACTGTTTTGCGAGAAAGAGAACTTGGCATCAACCGAGTGTGA
- the rpsQ gene encoding 30S ribosomal protein S17, producing MSERNDRKVRIGRVVSDKMDKTITVVVETYKRDKLYGKRVRSSKKFKAHDENNEAKVGDTVRIMETRPLSKDKYFRLVEIVEESVII from the coding sequence ATGAGTGAACGCAACGACCGAAAAGTACGGATCGGCCGCGTTGTTTCCGATAAAATGGATAAAACAATTACCGTTGTCGTTGAAACGTATAAACGAGATAAACTATACGGCAAGCGTGTCCGTTCTTCAAAGAAATTCAAAGCACATGACGAAAATAATGAAGCGAAAGTAGGCGACACCGTAAGAATCATGGAAACACGTCCGTTGTCCAAAGATAAATACTTCCGCCTCGTTGAAATCGTCGAAGAATCAGTAATTATTTAA